The nucleotide window GCTCGGGACCGACTTGCGCTTCGTTGACAAGCGGCGGCCGTGGGATACTGTGAGTCCGTTTTCAAGCCCTTGCTCagtcgaggaagacgactGACGAAAACAGCGGTGGGACAAGCACTACAGCTTCAATGACGGTGTTTGATATGTTTTACCTAGCCCGCCTCCTGTTTGTCAACTGTTTTCAGTTGACGAGTCGATAATTCAGATTGGTCGTACTCGCGTATGAAGAAGAGAGCCCCAGTCTCAACAAGTTCACCTCTTGAGAGGTAAATCGACGCGTCATAACTAATAGCAACTGTGAGactacctcgacgagaagctgtCAAGCTCCGCCCACTGCTCCCTCAACGTCCTGACCAGCGCCCCCGTCTTCCACTGCACAATGGTCCTCACCTGGGCCAAGTATTTAATGGTGTGCTCCCGCTCGAGCGGATGTCTGATGAGATGCCCGCCTGTGAAGCTGTCGTCAGTCTTCACCCGGCAGTGGCTCCGGATCTGGCAAGACTTACATAGAGATAGCATATGCGCCGGCAGATAGTACGCGTTGACCGCTTCGTTCGACAGGGCCAGGCCCATTAGGATACAGAGATAGAACGTGATCTCGCGCTGGGCACACCATCGTCAATAATGTTGAGAAGGAGTACACCACAAGATGGCCACCCGTTTTCGACGTACCTCGCTGTCCATCCGCTTCTTTGTCCCCTCGAACCCCGCCGTCGGGTTCGAGCTGTTGTACTCTTGGAAGGAAAAGATTGCTTTTGCTGCGTAATAATACCCGAGACCGACGGTGGCTGGAGAACATTAGCACTTGTATCTCGGATCCCTACTCCATCCTGATAGATCATGGCCATGATTCTGGTCCTCTTATCTTTCGGCCCGAACATAAGAGGGTTGGGAGTTTCCTTACCTGGGTCGGCCGTCATCCAAAGCGTCGGGAACGGCTTGCCCCCGGCAACGTCCGCCTTTTCGTAGAACAGCGGCCGGAACGAGACGGGCTTCTCCCGGTACCacgcctcgacgtcgccccGCAGGTCcttccaggccgccgccgcctcctcgccgcccgccggcggcggcaatcCCGCCCCGCCGTCCGGGAAGAACAGCTTCAGCACCTTGGCGAACAGGTAGACGACGCGGTTCGCGTGCGCCGTGTCGTCGTTGCGGCGGAACGTGGACGACCTCTCAAAGTTCTCGAGGCAGATCTCGATGGGCGTCCGGCGCACCAAGTAAACGTACAGGGCCTGACGGAGGTGCACCCAGCtcgcggcctcggccagcccGCCCTGCGTGACGAagcgggcgacggcgttgtGGCTCAGCAGGTTCCGCGTGCCGCggaggtggtggtagtgCGAGTCCGTCTCATTGTCGTACTCCTCGTACAGCCGcatgatgacgacggccgtCAGGAGGATCGAGTCCCACGTCTCGGGCGGCTGCGAGAAGGCCTCGATCACCAGCTCGATGCACCGGTTGTGGTAGTAGGTGCTCTCCAGGTCGGACCCTCGGTCGGCTgcgacgtcgccgttgttgttgccgttcttgtcgttgtcgtcgtcgtcgtcgtcggtgcttTGCGTGTCGAAGCGGCTCGCGAGGGCGAAGATGCCGTTGAGCAGGATGGGCTTGTGGAGGGCGAGACGGGGGACGTCGAGGGTGAATGGCCGGGCGTCGTGACAGGCATCGATctgggacggcgagggcatgTCAGCTGTTTGTGGTTCCGTCATGGGTAAAAACTAAGACAAGAGGAGCAGGTCTCACGGATGGCGCTATCCTCATGATATAAGTCCGGAAGAGAAAGGCCTGCCGTCCGGTGAAGCCGCAATGTTCAGGGTCCGTCGGTTGGTCCTGGTGGTCTGCATCCGGGGCAAGATAACCACCGGCCCGCTCCGGTTGATATGGCGGTCCAGGCTGCGTCGAGGGGGAGTCGCCGAGGAGATAGGATATCTGGAGCTGAGGCTGCACCTCCGCGGCGCTCCACTGACCGCTTTCAGAGAGGAGGGCATCACGCGTGGGATCCAGAAAGTCGGAACTCGACGTGAAGCTGGCCCGGTGCTGGtttgccgtcgacgccggcggtggGCCTCTGTTCAACACGAACCCGATCGGCGCGCTGCTGTCTCCGTGGGATCCTTGGCCCGAGAACCGCTGGCCGGGCGCCTCGGCCCGAACGCcgcgcgaggccggcggggCGAAGTCCAGGGTGATTTGACCCTCGTATGGGACAGATCCAAGCGGGGAAGCCTGAGAGGTGAAGCTGGCGGCCCTCTCGCCGGGGACAGGCTGGGTGACCGGTGATGATGAAGCTTcggtgaaggcggcggcgtcatccccGCGGCTTATCTCGCTCTGGCGTCTCGCTGTGTGGAGTGTGAGTAAATGTATTCCATGCGAGGTGGCGGTGAGATGGTCGACATGAGACtgaaaaggagagagagtgtgtgtgaggTTGAATtgtgaagatgaagacggaTATGGGTGAGTGGAGGAACACGGAAGGTGAAAGTCGAGTCAAACCTTTCTGGCCCGTCTTCTGGACTCCATCCCCTGCAACCTTCTTCGCGCTCCCCGGCGCGTGCTTGAACCTCAAGGCCGTGTCAAAGCGACagtcgagctcggcctcgacgcagGCGCCGCATCCCTTGGCGCCGGGCTGGACGACGCATTTGCggtgacggcgccggcaggCGTTGCAGCAGCGTCTGGGCTTCATGTAGGTCCGGCCAGGCCCTCGTCCCGTGGTCCGAGTCTCATCCGAatcccggccgccgtcagTCTCTGTTTGAACTCTGGTCCTTTCACTTCGGGGCTAACCAACATGGGTTGTGAATGGCTGGTGGGCCGGCgctgggggaagggggttgGGCAGACAGACGGTCTTGCGATCCTCTTTCGAATTGGGGTGTGTGTATTTGCTGGGCGGGAGAGCACAAGAGACGAATCCCGCGGGATACATGGCCTTTTTGAGGACATGACAAGGGCACAAATTAATCGGGTGGCACGGCATTGATGcgaggcggggggggggggggggggggggggggagaaaatGCGGGGTGAACCCCGAGGTAGGCATCATGTAGTGTGGGCAGCATCGCGCGACTGTACGTCGTGGCCGATTGCTTTGGAGATGGTCTTGAAGCACGTGGATCAACTTTACCACTTAAGTGAAGCAGAACTGGTTTCTGGTGTGGTTGGGTTGGTTgctgacgaggaagacgatgaggcATCAGTGATGATGCTGCGTTTATCGATGTATGTATCTGACTTTCACGGGTTCTCGGCACGGTGGCTTGAGGTAAAGACGTTGTTTGACGAGAACCACAACCTAGAAACGAGTCATGACTAACTCCATAACGAAatggaagaaaaaggaggagtCTCTAATGGCTGGGGGATAGAAATATACCTACAAGGTCTTTGCATTCGTAGACAGACTGAGAGGGAACTAGCTCTCTGAGACGTCCGTTTGGCGTCGAGAAAACAGCTTACCCAACTCCCCTTCAAAAATGCGAAGAAAAAGGCACCTAGAAACTCCCAAATGTCCCATAACTCGGCACAACTGACCTTACGTTCTCCTGCCCTGGTCGAGGAGCAAAAGGGCTGTCGAGATCTCTATCATCAACTTCCATCATCGACTGGCTAGCAGCATACAACAGGATTCCACGGCCATGAGCGCGCAGTGCAACAGGGCAACCGGCCTACAGCGGCAAAACGCTGTCAAAGTGCAAGAAAGAATGAAGTGCCAAAACCAGAAGGATAGACGGCACGGCGTCTGGTGAATGATGGCCTACGGGCTTGTCATTATCATACCGTTCCTAAGGCTGCTTTTTGTGTTGGTTATAGTTACAACAGCACCTTCGATGTAGAAGTGCAATCCAGGGTTTCTACTGTTTCTGTTGGAAATACAGAGTAAAACTGCAACAATAAGGCAGCTATTCGCAAGTCTGTCGCTGTGGGACACTCCCGCAAGGGGCTGCTTTCTCGGATCAAGTCGCAGTCGTCAGTTGACCGATGCTGTCGGTATGGTGGACAGCAGACTCCCACTGATTGCTGTCTGAACAAGAATGACGAGCGATTCTCCCTGCGCCGAGAAGGTATATGCCAGCATACGAGCCATTCCGTTGTCGAGCGCCAACTCACCATCGCAGGACTCTCACCTCTGGTCATTCAATGACACTTTGGTCAACAAAGGTCCCTGTCAATGCCCACTGGTCGCCGTTTTCGGGCATGGCATCGCCGTGTGATTGTGAAATAATACGTTGACCAGTCTTTTGTGCTTCTCCTGCTGTCCAGGCGCATACACACCCAACATGGTCAAGAAGAGTCGATAAATTGCTTCCTCAGATTATCCAAGGGAAAATGTTTCCAGCTGATTTTACGAACGTGCCATCAAAGAGGCTTAATTTTCACGCCAGGCCCGGCTCTGACTTTCAACTTTCGACCCCTCGATCGTTGTTTCATAGACGCCGTTCACaagaaagaagaccctgGAATGGACTCATGTTCCAACTTGACTGTGAGATCCGGACAGCAGACTTTCGTTTCTCGAAACCGGGTGGGGATTCGGCGATTCTGATGTCGGGGCTCGCAGCCCAATTCCTTTGTGCGACGATAGTCAAGCCTAGAAGGGGAGCAGTTTGAGCTGGACCAAATAGTCACAAACTAAACGCATAAACTAAACACACAAAGAACTCACTGTTTGAGGTTGCCTTGGTTTGCATGTCGGGTCGATCGAGCGCAGCTAGCGGCGCTCAGCTGCCAAACGCATGGCGGCGGTAAGACGATTTCAGTCAAGTGCCGCCATTTCAAAGAAAGCGCATCCTCCAAACCGTTCGGTTTGTGACAATGAGCAAAGTCGGAAATTTTTAGAGTCTCTGACCTGGTGTGGCTTACCCAGTAGGTCAGCCCTCACTCATTCGTCTCCTACGGCTCTCATGAGCCTCAGTCGAACTTCCACGCGTGGCTATCCATATCACGACTCCGGGGACAGATGACCAAAGAAAAAGTCATGATTGGGTCATGGCGCGTGGGCTTCGGGAAGTCTTACGTAAACGCCATCATCTCTTGTCTCCTTTCGGGACTAGTGCATCTGCTGCTGATCTCAGGGAACTCGGCAAAGCAGCAGATCTGACTTTGCAGAAAGCCGTCGCGCCTTTCCAGATGCTTCTGGACCTGGAGGGGGGCGTTGAGCACGAGTCCACGGGAGCGTCAGTGAAGCCGGTATCTCAACGTTAGGGTTTCCAGCCGGTTATCTTGAGTTTATTCCTTGGTTCATTCTTCAAAATAAGCAAATACCATGACCATGGCACCGACACCGACCTCGGAGCGCGCGCGTTCGGTTTCCGGCAACGAAAGGCCCCGCGACGAGCCGGTACTCGGATCCGAAAGGACCCATCGCGACGCGCAGCATCAGGTTGTGTGAGGACCTTTGTGTCTCCTATCTGCCCTCTGCCCACTGCCCTCTGCCGTATCTCCGGCTCTGGTGTCAGAGGCTCAAAGTGCTGAGAGTGCAGGGTTTGCGGGTTCCtcggccccccccccccccccccatacCCATAGGAACAGATACCAAGGAGACAAGAGACAATTGACGCGTCACTGCTGCTGTGGGAACTGCTGCACCGGCCGGCCTGGGGCCTGGGCGGCGTCCAGGGCATGAAGTTTGAGCATGACTCTGGCGGTCGCAGCGCAGGGACGCATAGTCTTTGCATGTACTCTGTAGAACCACGGGCCACGGATCACGATCTCACGACTCGGCGCGTGGTCACCCGAGACCGTCCCATGGTGgaagaaagagggagagagggaggggaggtcgAAACTGACTTATCGGCGCCGGGCTTCGTCGGCTATCGTGTGTGCATCTTCCCTCGGAATAGAGCGGGAGCGCTGTGCCCCCCCCCATGGGGTAAGTGGGAGAGGCAATCGCTGGCAGTCCCCGGATAGTCGAGGGACGACGGGATGCGGCCATGGGAGGAACCGGGTCGTGGAGGGAGCAGTGACGTCTCCACGTGGGTGGTGATGCGGGGGAGGAGTATGTGCATTGCCGGCGATGCAGGCAGTCCAGTCCATCCTCGGGAGCTCATCATGATTCCGAGTGGTGAGGCGATGCACGGAAGCCGTCCAGGTGGTGAGCGTGAGAGTGAGCGTGAGAGTGAGcgtgagagtgagtgagtgagaatGCGAGTGAGACTGAGACTGAGaggggtgagtgagtgaccAGCGGTGATTTGAGCCAACAACGCAGAGACTGGATCTCTGTCAATGAGAACCTTAAGGGCTAATCCTTGATAACTGTATCCCATCTGATGGCTACGTGGTTTGGTTTAcggtcttttttttttttcttcaaaAAAAGCATATCATCCTTGATGAACGCATCAACGGCAGACATCCGTCACTGATTGACAACACACCAGAAGTCTACACCAAAGGTCTCGTCATCCAGCAGGCTTACCCCCTATCGGCCCCGGCAGCTACAAGTGAGTGCCAGTCGGGAGAAACCTCCCTCCCCTAGGCGCCAAGTGAAGGCCGAGACCGCCGTGGCCCGTCCCAAGCGAATCCCAAGGCTCACAGGATCCATCAGGGCTCCGAGCGAGTTCTCATGACTGGGACGCCGGCTGCCGCTTGCTACAATCTGAAGACCGGAGTAACTAGGTTTCCTtgaacaacagcaacagcccCCCCTGTAGACTGTGGTATACCCCCCTGGCAAGACTGGAGGCTGTGTTCCGCATTTGGCCGAAGCATCGTTCCCGCCCCTCGCCGCTAGAAATCTTAGATCCCGAAGACGGCCACACCCACCAGTGGGTGACACACACTCGGGCCCCAGGCGGGCGTGTGTGTTCGATTATAGAtagggggagggaaagaggTAGAGGTGGCTTGTCACTGTCCATATGTATTTAGGTACAGGAGTACCTTGACATCATCACCGCctgttcttcttttttccccttgcACCCACTTGGACCAACGACTCGTGTGATCCATCTCCGTTTTCATAGCATCATCCTCTTACAATACCAATTCAAGACACACGTCCCGAAGCCATTGCTTACAGCATTTCGAAGACGACCAAGACCATTTTCGCATCGGACGCagtcgaagacgacgttgAACTGAGTGGTGCTTTGAGGAAAGACAATCAGCCAAAACatacacaacacacacacacacacacaaggACAAGACatcagccagcagcagcaaggagattctctctcctctccatcccaccgccgcctccacgaTGAACTGCCCCTCGCGCAACGACGACATCACGCTCGAGCACCCGGACTGGAACCAGAACCCgcccttcctcgccgccgacctcaCCACCTGCGAGGACCTGAacggcatcgccaacgcccgcgagcagcgccgcgc belongs to Colletotrichum higginsianum IMI 349063 chromosome 5, whole genome shotgun sequence and includes:
- a CDS encoding Zn 2cys6 transcription factor — translated: MKPRRCCNACRRRHRKCVVQPGAKGCGACVEAELDCRFDTALRFKHAPGSAKKVAGDGVQKTGQKARRQSEISRGDDAAAFTEASSSPVTQPVPGERAASFTSQASPLGSVPYEGQITLDFAPPASRGVRAEAPGQRFSGQGSHGDSSAPIGFVLNRGPPPASTANQHRASFTSSSDFLDPTRDALLSESGQWSAAEVQPQLQISYLLGDSPSTQPGPPYQPERAGGYLAPDADHQDQPTDPEHCGFTGRQAFLFRTYIMRIAPSIDACHDARPFTLDVPRLALHKPILLNGIFALASRFDTQSTDDDDDDNDKNGNNNGDVAADRGSDLESTYYHNRCIELVIEAFSQPPETWDSILLTAVVIMRLYEEYDNETDSHYHHLRGTRNLLSHNAVARFVTQGGLAEAASWVHLRQALYVYLVRRTPIEICLENFERSSTFRRNDDTAHANRVVYLFAKVLKLFFPDGGAGLPPPAGGEEAAAAWKDLRGDVEAWYREKPVSFRPLFYEKADVAGGKPFPTLWMTADPATVGLGYYYAAKAIFSFQEYNSSNPTAGFEGTKKRMDSEREITFYLCILMGLALSNEAVNAYYLPAHMLSLCGHLIRHPLEREHTIKYLAQVRTIVQWKTGALVRTLREQWAELDSFSSR